ATTATGGTGTTTCTTCAGCTCAGGTATACCGGTGATATCAGTTTGGGATATATCATTTCGACGTTCTGGCCGGTTATCTTGCTGTATCTCGGTTTTATCAATTTAAAGGAAAAAAATAATGTGGGCGGTCTGGTGCTGCTTGCGCTCGGTATTTATTTTATGGGCAAAAATCTAGGATTCGTGTCACTCTCATTCGGTGATTTGTTCCGGTATGCAATACCAATTGCCCTTGTGGGAGGCGGTTTGTATGTCCTCCTTAGCCCGCGTAGAAGAGATCGCAAGCATACAGAGGATTCGGAGTCTCATCATTCGAGCCCTTTTCCGAATCATATTCCAGCTGAGCCTCAGCCTCCAATGTACAGTGATCTGGATCAGCAGTTCGAGCAGAAGTTTGGAAAGACTTACGATCAGGACGAGAGCAGCAAAAGTAAGAAGTCTTCAATAGAAGAAGAATTCCATTTCGAAGACAACCTAAAGCACAAACATAAACATCACAACCATAAAAACAAGCATCATAAGAATAAGCATGAGTATAGCCACAGCTATGAATG
This sequence is a window from Paenibacillus urinalis. Protein-coding genes within it:
- the liaF gene encoding cell wall-active antibiotics response protein LiaF, giving the protein MFNRIVGAALLIGVGIMVFLQLRYTGDISLGYIISTFWPVILLYLGFINLKEKNNVGGLVLLALGIYFMGKNLGFVSLSFGDLFRYAIPIALVGGGLYVLLSPRRRDRKHTEDSESHHSSPFPNHIPAEPQPPMYSDLDQQFEQKFGKTYDQDESSKSKKSSIEEEFHFEDNLKHKHKHHNHKNKHHKNKHEYSHSYEWDNSEKNTGYAYNDDSKINKSTFIGEIKLGEEYYELKPTNISQFIGDTVIDLTKAQIPYGETRINISAFIGDIKVYTPRDMDLGITVNSNSFIGDMTVLSETKSGFMGNVSAQTPNYKEAEKKVRIIVSVFIGDVKVNSVG